One genomic region from Equus asinus isolate D_3611 breed Donkey chromosome 10, EquAss-T2T_v2, whole genome shotgun sequence encodes:
- the TRIM58 gene encoding E3 ubiquitin-protein ligase TRIM58 isoform X2: MASEAPGERLREEARCPVCLDFLQDPVSVDCGHSFCLRCISEFCEKSDSTQGGLYACPQCRGPFGMDSFRPNRQLASLVDSVRQLGLGAGLAGVRHCPRHGEELSCFCEEDQVALCWICDTTPEHRSHHTKPLQEAARCYQVKLQMALEHVKEEMEEALTQEANVGKKTVIWKEKVEMRRQRFRLEFEKYRGFLAQEELLQLRRLEEEERATLQKLRESKSRLVQQSRALKELAEELEERCQRPALGLLEGVRGALNRSESVTRLEPETIPMELKTMCRIPGMREMLRKFQGLQNFSSGRHYWEVVVGERAEWGLGVCQDTMPRKGEATPSPENGVWAMWLLKGNEYMVLASPSVPLLHLERPRRIGIFLDYEAGEISFYNVTNGSYIYSFSQLFSGLLRPYFFICDTTPLILPPITEAESGDWASRCLLDSASSVRDDHS, translated from the exons ATGGCCTCGGAGGCGCCCGGCGAGCGGCTGCGCGAGGAGGCCAGGTGCCCTGTGTGCCTGGATTTCCTGCAGGACCCGGTCAGCGTGGACTGTGGCCACAGCTTCTGTCTCAGGTGCATCTCCGAGTTCTGCGAGAAGTCGGACAGCACGCAGGGTGGCCTGTATGCCTGTCCGCAATGCCGGGGTCCCTTTGGGATGGACAGCTTCAGGCCCAACAGGCAACTGGCCAGCTTGGTGGACAGCGTGCGGCAGCTGGGGCTGGGCGCCGGGCTCGCCGGGGTGCGCCATTGCCCCCGGCATGGCGAGGAGCTGAGCTGCTTCTGCGAGGAGGACCAGGTGGCGCTGTGCTGGATCTGTGACACCACCCCTGAGCACAGGAGCCACCACACCAAGCCGCTGCAGGAGGCCGCCAGGTGCTACCAG GTAAAGCTCCAGATGGCCCTGGAACATgtgaaggaagagatggaggaggCCTTGACTCAGGAGGCCAATGTGGGGAAGAAAACTGTCATTTGGAAG GAGAAAGTGGAAATGCGGAGGCAGCGCTTCAGGTTGGAGTTTGAGAAGTATCGAGGCTTCCTGGCCCAGGAGGAGCTACTGCAACTGAGgcggctggaggaggaggagcgagCCACTCTGCAGAAGCTGCGGGAGAGCAAGAGCCGGCTAGTCCAGCAGAGCAGGGCCCTGAAGGAGCTGgctgaggagctggaggagaggtgCCAGCGCCCAGCCCTGGGTCtgctggag gGTGTGAGAGGAGCCTTGAACCG AAGTGAGAGTGTTACAAGGCTGGAACCAGAGACCATCCCCATGGAGCTGAAGACAATGTGTCGTATCCCTGGCATGAGGGAAATGTTGAGGAAGTTCCAAG GTTTGCAGAACTTCTCATCAGGGAGGCATTACTGGGAAGTTGTCGTGGGAGAAAGAGCAGAGTGGGGTTTAGGTGTCTGTCAAGACACCATGCCAAGAAAAGGGGAAGCCACACCGTCTCCGGAGAACGGGGTCTGGGCCATGTGGCTGCTGAAAGGGAATGAATATATGGTCCTTGCCTCACCGTCAGTGCCTCTCCTCCACCTGGAACGGCCTCGCCGAATTGGGATTTTCTTGGACTACGAAGCAGGCGAAATCTCCTTTTACAATGTCACAAATGGGTCTTACATCTACTCATTCAGCCAactgttctctggtctcctcaGACCTTATTTTTTCATCTGTGACACGACGCCTCTTATCTTGCCACCTATAACAGAAGCGGAGTCAGGAGATTGGGCATCCAGGTGTCTTCTTGACTCTGCCTCTAGTGTTAGAGACGatcattcctaa
- the TRIM58 gene encoding E3 ubiquitin-protein ligase TRIM58 isoform X1, translated as MASEAPGERLREEARCPVCLDFLQDPVSVDCGHSFCLRCISEFCEKSDSTQGGLYACPQCRGPFGMDSFRPNRQLASLVDSVRQLGLGAGLAGVRHCPRHGEELSCFCEEDQVALCWICDTTPEHRSHHTKPLQEAARCYQVKLQMALEHVKEEMEEALTQEANVGKKTVIWKEKVEMRRQRFRLEFEKYRGFLAQEELLQLRRLEEEERATLQKLRESKSRLVQQSRALKELAEELEERCQRPALGLLEGVRGALNRSESVTRLEPETIPMELKTMCRIPGMREMLRKFQVDVKLDPTTAHPSLLLTADLRSVQEGELWKVVPNNPERFDTWPCILGLQNFSSGRHYWEVVVGERAEWGLGVCQDTMPRKGEATPSPENGVWAMWLLKGNEYMVLASPSVPLLHLERPRRIGIFLDYEAGEISFYNVTNGSYIYSFSQLFSGLLRPYFFICDTTPLILPPITEAESGDWASRCLLDSASSVRDDHS; from the exons ATGGCCTCGGAGGCGCCCGGCGAGCGGCTGCGCGAGGAGGCCAGGTGCCCTGTGTGCCTGGATTTCCTGCAGGACCCGGTCAGCGTGGACTGTGGCCACAGCTTCTGTCTCAGGTGCATCTCCGAGTTCTGCGAGAAGTCGGACAGCACGCAGGGTGGCCTGTATGCCTGTCCGCAATGCCGGGGTCCCTTTGGGATGGACAGCTTCAGGCCCAACAGGCAACTGGCCAGCTTGGTGGACAGCGTGCGGCAGCTGGGGCTGGGCGCCGGGCTCGCCGGGGTGCGCCATTGCCCCCGGCATGGCGAGGAGCTGAGCTGCTTCTGCGAGGAGGACCAGGTGGCGCTGTGCTGGATCTGTGACACCACCCCTGAGCACAGGAGCCACCACACCAAGCCGCTGCAGGAGGCCGCCAGGTGCTACCAG GTAAAGCTCCAGATGGCCCTGGAACATgtgaaggaagagatggaggaggCCTTGACTCAGGAGGCCAATGTGGGGAAGAAAACTGTCATTTGGAAG GAGAAAGTGGAAATGCGGAGGCAGCGCTTCAGGTTGGAGTTTGAGAAGTATCGAGGCTTCCTGGCCCAGGAGGAGCTACTGCAACTGAGgcggctggaggaggaggagcgagCCACTCTGCAGAAGCTGCGGGAGAGCAAGAGCCGGCTAGTCCAGCAGAGCAGGGCCCTGAAGGAGCTGgctgaggagctggaggagaggtgCCAGCGCCCAGCCCTGGGTCtgctggag gGTGTGAGAGGAGCCTTGAACCG AAGTGAGAGTGTTACAAGGCTGGAACCAGAGACCATCCCCATGGAGCTGAAGACAATGTGTCGTATCCCTGGCATGAGGGAAATGTTGAGGAAGTTCCAAG TCGATGTAAAGCTGGACCCTACCACGGCCCACCCTAGTCTCCTCTTGACCGCTGACCTGCGCAGTGTGCAGGAAGGAGAACTGTGGAAGGTTGTCCCCAACAACCCCGAGCGATTTGACACATGGCCTTGTATCCTAGGTTTGCAGAACTTCTCATCAGGGAGGCATTACTGGGAAGTTGTCGTGGGAGAAAGAGCAGAGTGGGGTTTAGGTGTCTGTCAAGACACCATGCCAAGAAAAGGGGAAGCCACACCGTCTCCGGAGAACGGGGTCTGGGCCATGTGGCTGCTGAAAGGGAATGAATATATGGTCCTTGCCTCACCGTCAGTGCCTCTCCTCCACCTGGAACGGCCTCGCCGAATTGGGATTTTCTTGGACTACGAAGCAGGCGAAATCTCCTTTTACAATGTCACAAATGGGTCTTACATCTACTCATTCAGCCAactgttctctggtctcctcaGACCTTATTTTTTCATCTGTGACACGACGCCTCTTATCTTGCCACCTATAACAGAAGCGGAGTCAGGAGATTGGGCATCCAGGTGTCTTCTTGACTCTGCCTCTAGTGTTAGAGACGatcattcctaa